A window of the Haloterrigena turkmenica DSM 5511 genome harbors these coding sequences:
- a CDS encoding tyrosine-type recombinase/integrase: MSTPSERRPTPEGTTVHEAVEDYLRYKIKADGSETTMRSPLESFADHCKDERGVGCVGELADQDIRSYSEHLYDRVMIDENLAASTANAYFAYVRAFLSWCVREQHLEQNPANTNTAMDPLPEDDGKRKTQYWSEDDRQQLEAYATKRVDMALEGTIRTDPKAALRDRAIVVMLGGTGARGAELFADPKDDKRPGLRWSDVDFEQRLIEVYGKSREYEEAPFPDSVHNVLERWYDYLEPPTDEWPVFPTGHYGSKEDALIKKLGEERVNAALKGGGDEGKTAVLDRLHREHEVPPPSISKEGVRRLLKRLTKEANIDPDGDYDYLTLHGARRALGRDLYANGMSEKAQEALRHKSIETTHEAYTDLQMKDVSNSIDEVRD; encoded by the coding sequence ATGTCTACTCCCAGCGAGAGACGACCTACCCCCGAGGGCACGACCGTCCACGAAGCGGTTGAGGACTACTTGCGATACAAGATCAAAGCCGACGGCTCGGAGACGACGATGCGTTCGCCACTCGAGTCGTTTGCCGATCACTGCAAGGACGAGCGCGGCGTCGGTTGCGTCGGCGAGTTGGCCGACCAGGATATTCGCAGCTACAGTGAACACCTCTACGACCGCGTCATGATCGACGAAAACCTCGCGGCGTCGACGGCGAACGCGTACTTCGCCTATGTGCGGGCGTTCCTCTCCTGGTGTGTCCGTGAACAGCACCTCGAGCAGAACCCGGCGAATACGAACACGGCGATGGACCCGCTCCCCGAGGACGACGGGAAGCGCAAAACACAATACTGGTCTGAGGACGACCGACAGCAACTCGAGGCCTACGCAACCAAGCGCGTCGACATGGCACTCGAGGGAACGATCCGCACCGATCCGAAAGCGGCGCTGCGAGACCGGGCGATCGTGGTCATGCTCGGTGGAACCGGCGCTCGCGGGGCCGAACTGTTCGCCGACCCGAAAGACGACAAACGGCCCGGCCTCCGGTGGTCGGACGTCGATTTCGAACAGCGACTCATCGAAGTGTACGGAAAATCTCGCGAGTACGAAGAGGCGCCGTTCCCTGACAGTGTCCACAATGTCCTCGAGCGATGGTATGACTACCTCGAGCCGCCGACTGACGAGTGGCCTGTCTTCCCGACTGGCCACTACGGCTCGAAAGAGGACGCGTTGATCAAGAAACTCGGCGAGGAACGGGTGAACGCGGCACTCAAGGGAGGGGGTGACGAGGGCAAGACCGCAGTTCTCGACCGCCTGCACCGTGAACATGAGGTCCCGCCGCCGTCGATCTCGAAAGAGGGCGTCCGCCGACTGTTGAAACGACTCACGAAAGAGGCGAACATCGACCCCGACGGCGACTACGACTATCTCACACTCCACGGCGCACGACGGGCGCTTGGACGCGACCTATACGCCAACGGCATGTCTGAAAAGGCCCAAGAGGCGTTACGCCACAAGTCGATCGAAACCACGCACGAGGCGTATACGGACCTTCAAATGAAAGACGTCTCCAACAGTATCGACGAAGTCCGCGACTGA